One genomic segment of Pongo pygmaeus isolate AG05252 chromosome 19, NHGRI_mPonPyg2-v2.0_pri, whole genome shotgun sequence includes these proteins:
- the LOC129017178 gene encoding keratin, type I cuticular Ha3-II, whose product MPYNFCLPSLSCRTSCSSRPCVPPSCHGYTLPGACNIPANVSNCNWFCEGSFNGSEKETMQFLNDRLASYLEKVRQLERDNAELENLIRERSQQQEPLLCPSYQSYFKTIEELQQKILCSKSENARLVVQIDNAKLAADDFRTKYQTEQSLRQLVESDINSLRRILDELTLCRSDLEAQVESLKEELLSLKQNHEQEVNTLRCQLGDRLNVEVDAAPAVDLNQVLNETRSQYEALVETNRREVEQWFATQTEELNKQVVSSSEQLQSYQAEIIELRRTVNALEIELQAQHNLRDSLENTLTESEARYSAQLSQVQRLITNVESQLAEIRSDLERQNQEYQVLLDVRARLECEINTYRSLLESEDCKLPSNPCATTNACEKPIGSCVTNPCGPRSRCGPCNAFGY is encoded by the exons ATGCCCTACAACTTCTGCCTGCCCAGCCTGAGCTGCCGCACCAGCTGCTCCTCCCGGCCCTGTGTGCCCCCCAGCTGCCACGGCTACACCCTGCCCGGGGCCTGCAACATCCCCGCCAATGTGAGCAACTGCAACTGGTTCTGCGAGGGCTCCTTCAATGGCAGCGAGAAGGAGACTATGCAGTTCCTGAACGACCGCCTGGCCAGCTACCTGGAGAAGGTGCGTCAGCTGGAGCGGGACAACGCGGAGCTGGAGAACCTCATCCGGGAGCGGTCCCAGCAGCAGGAGCCCTTGCTGTGCCCCAGCTACCAGTCCTACTTCAAGACCATTGAGGAGCTCCAGCAGAAG ATCCTGTGCAGCAAGTCTGAGAATGCCAGGCTGGTGGTGCAGATCGACAATGCCAAGCTGGCTGCAGATGACTTCAGAACCAA GTACCAAACGGAGCAGTCTCTGCGGCAGCTGGTGGAGTCCGACATCAACAGCCTGCGCAGGATTCTGGATGAGCTGACCCTGTGCAGGTCTGACCTGGAGGCCCAGGTGGAGTCCCTGAAGGAGGAGCTGCTGTCCCTCAAGCAGAACCATGAGCAG GAAGTCAACACCTTGCGCTGCCAGCTTGGAGACCGCCTCAACGTGGAGGTGGACGCTGCTCCCGCTGTGGACCTGAACCAGGTCCTGAACGAGACCAGGAGTCAGTATGAGGCTCTGGTGGAAACCAACCGCAGGGAAGTGGAGCAATGGTTCGCCACGCAG ACGGAGGAGCTGAACAAGCAGGTGGTATCCAGCTCGGAGCAGCTGCAGTCCTACCAGGCGGAGATCATCGAGCTGAGACGCACGGTCAACGCCCTGGAGATCGAGCTGCAGGCCCAGCACAACCTG CGAGACTCTCTGGAAAACACGCTGACGGAGAGCGAGGCCCGCTACAGCGCCCAGCTGTCCCAGGTGCAGAGACTGATCACCAACGTGGAGTCCCAGCTGGCGGAGATCCGCAGTGACCTGGAGCGGCAGAACCAGGAGTATCAGGTGCTGCTGGACGTGCGTGCCCGGCTGGAGTGCGAGATCAACACGTACCGGAGCCTGCTGGAGAGCGAGGACTGCAA GCTGCCCTCCAACCCCTGCGCCACCACCAATGCATGTGAAAAGCCCATTGGATCCTGTGTCACCAATCCCTGTGGTCCTCGTTCCCGCTGTGGGCCCTGCAACGCCTTTGGGTACTAG
- the LOC129017152 gene encoding keratin, type I cuticular Ha4 isoform X2 yields MDTKIPLSTLVPIFISCTMSYSCCLPSLGCRTSCSSRPCVPPSCHGYTLPGACNIPANVSNCNWFCEGSFNGSERETMQFLNDRLASYLEKVRQLERDNAELEKLIQERSQQQEPLLCPSYQSYFKTIEELQQKILCAKAENARLVVNIDNAKLASDDFRSKYQTEQSLRQLVESDINSIRRILDELTLCKSDLESQVESLREELICLKKNHEEEVNTLRSQLGDRLNVEVDTAPTVDLNQVLNETRSQYEALVETNRREVEQWFATQTEELNKQVVSSSEQLQSYQAEIIELRRTVNALEIELQAQHNLRDSLENTLTESEARYSSQLSQVQRLITNVESQLAEIRCDLERQNQEYQVLLDVRARLECEINTYRSLLESEDCKLPCNPCATTNASGNFCGPCGTSQKGCCN; encoded by the exons ATGGATACAAAGATACCTCTGAGCACCCTTGTTCCAATTTTCATTTCTTG CACCATGTCTTACAGTTGTTGCCTGCCCAGCCTGGGCTGCCGCACCAGCTGCTCCTCCCGGCCCTGCGTGCCCCCCAGCTGTCATGGCTACACCCTGCCCGGGGCCTGCAACATCCCCGCCAATGTGAGCAACTGCAACTGGTTCTGTGAGGGCTCCTTCAATGGCAGCGAGAGGGAGACCATGCAGTTCCTGAACGACCGCCTGGCCAGCTACCTGGAGAAGGTGCGTCAGCTGGAGCGGGACAACGCGGAGCTGGAGAAACTCATCCAGGAGCGGTCCCAGCAGCAGGAGCCCTTGCTGTGCCCTAGCTACCAGTCCTACTTCAAGACCATTGAGGAGCTCCAGCAGAAG ATTCTGTGTGCCAAGGCTGAGAATGCCAGGCTGGTGGTGAACATTGACAATGCCAAGCTGGCCTCTGACGACTTCAGAAGCAA GTACCAGACGGAGCAGTCCCTGAGGCAGCTGGTGGAGTCGGACATCAACAGCATACGCAGGATCCTGGATGAGCTGACCCTCTGCAAGTCAGACCTGGAGTCCCAGGTGGAGTCCCTGAGGGAGGAGCTGATCTGCTTGAAGAAGAACCATGAGGAG GAGGTCAACACCCTGCGCTCCCAGCTTGGAGACCGCCTCAACGTGGAGGTGGACACTGCACCCACTGTGGACCTGAACCAGGTCCTGAACGAGACCAGGAGTCAGTATGAGGCTCTGGTGGAAACCAACCGCAGGGAAGTGGAGCAATGGTTCGCCACGCAG ACTGAGGAGCTGAACAAGCAGGTGGTATCCAGCTCAGAACAGCTGCAGTCCTACCAGGCGGAGATCATCGAGCTGAGACGCACGGTCAACGCCCTGGAGATCGAGCTGCAGGCCCAGCACAACCTG CGAGACTCTCTGGAAAACACTCTGACAGAGAGTGAGGCCCGCTACAGCTCCCAGCTGTCCCAGGTGCAGAGACTGATCACCAATGTGGAGTCCCAGCTGGCAGAGATCCGCTGTGACTTGGAGCGGCAGAACCAGGAGTATCAGGTGCTGCTGGACGTGCGTGCCCGGCTGGAGTGTGAGATCAACACGTACCGGAGCCTCCTGGAGAGTGAGGACTGCAA GCTCCCCTGCAACCCATGCGCCACCACCAATGCTAGTGGCAACTTCTGTGGACCCTGTGGCACCTCTCAAAAGGGTTGCTGTAATTGA
- the LOC129017152 gene encoding keratin, type I cuticular Ha4 isoform X1, producing MLYAKPPPTISGIKGLQRKERLKPAHIHLQQLTCFSITCSSTMSYSCCLPSLGCRTSCSSRPCVPPSCHGYTLPGACNIPANVSNCNWFCEGSFNGSERETMQFLNDRLASYLEKVRQLERDNAELEKLIQERSQQQEPLLCPSYQSYFKTIEELQQKILCAKAENARLVVNIDNAKLASDDFRSKYQTEQSLRQLVESDINSIRRILDELTLCKSDLESQVESLREELICLKKNHEEEVNTLRSQLGDRLNVEVDTAPTVDLNQVLNETRSQYEALVETNRREVEQWFATQTEELNKQVVSSSEQLQSYQAEIIELRRTVNALEIELQAQHNLRDSLENTLTESEARYSSQLSQVQRLITNVESQLAEIRCDLERQNQEYQVLLDVRARLECEINTYRSLLESEDCKLPCNPCATTNASGNFCGPCGTSQKGCCN from the exons ATGCTGTATGCCAAGCCCCCACCCACCATTAGTGGTATAAAAGGACTGCAGAGGAAGGAGAGACTCAAACCTGCCCACATCCACCTCCAGCAGCTTACCTGCTTTTCCATTACCTGTTCCAGCACCATGTCTTACAGTTGTTGCCTGCCCAGCCTGGGCTGCCGCACCAGCTGCTCCTCCCGGCCCTGCGTGCCCCCCAGCTGTCATGGCTACACCCTGCCCGGGGCCTGCAACATCCCCGCCAATGTGAGCAACTGCAACTGGTTCTGTGAGGGCTCCTTCAATGGCAGCGAGAGGGAGACCATGCAGTTCCTGAACGACCGCCTGGCCAGCTACCTGGAGAAGGTGCGTCAGCTGGAGCGGGACAACGCGGAGCTGGAGAAACTCATCCAGGAGCGGTCCCAGCAGCAGGAGCCCTTGCTGTGCCCTAGCTACCAGTCCTACTTCAAGACCATTGAGGAGCTCCAGCAGAAG ATTCTGTGTGCCAAGGCTGAGAATGCCAGGCTGGTGGTGAACATTGACAATGCCAAGCTGGCCTCTGACGACTTCAGAAGCAA GTACCAGACGGAGCAGTCCCTGAGGCAGCTGGTGGAGTCGGACATCAACAGCATACGCAGGATCCTGGATGAGCTGACCCTCTGCAAGTCAGACCTGGAGTCCCAGGTGGAGTCCCTGAGGGAGGAGCTGATCTGCTTGAAGAAGAACCATGAGGAG GAGGTCAACACCCTGCGCTCCCAGCTTGGAGACCGCCTCAACGTGGAGGTGGACACTGCACCCACTGTGGACCTGAACCAGGTCCTGAACGAGACCAGGAGTCAGTATGAGGCTCTGGTGGAAACCAACCGCAGGGAAGTGGAGCAATGGTTCGCCACGCAG ACTGAGGAGCTGAACAAGCAGGTGGTATCCAGCTCAGAACAGCTGCAGTCCTACCAGGCGGAGATCATCGAGCTGAGACGCACGGTCAACGCCCTGGAGATCGAGCTGCAGGCCCAGCACAACCTG CGAGACTCTCTGGAAAACACTCTGACAGAGAGTGAGGCCCGCTACAGCTCCCAGCTGTCCCAGGTGCAGAGACTGATCACCAATGTGGAGTCCCAGCTGGCAGAGATCCGCTGTGACTTGGAGCGGCAGAACCAGGAGTATCAGGTGCTGCTGGACGTGCGTGCCCGGCTGGAGTGTGAGATCAACACGTACCGGAGCCTCCTGGAGAGTGAGGACTGCAA GCTCCCCTGCAACCCATGCGCCACCACCAATGCTAGTGGCAACTTCTGTGGACCCTGTGGCACCTCTCAAAAGGGTTGCTGTAATTGA
- the KRT31 gene encoding keratin, type I cuticular Ha1 has product MPYNFCLPSLSCRTSCSSRPCVPPSCHGCTLPGACNIPANVSNCNWFCEGSFNGSEKETMQFLNDRLASYLEKVRQLERDNAELENLIRERSQQQEPLLCPSYQSYFKTIEELQQKILCTKSENARLVVQIDNAKLAADDFRTKYQTELSLRQLVESDINGLRRILDELTLCKSDLEAQVESLKEELLCLKSNHEQEVNTLRCQLGDRLNVEVDAAPTVDLNRVLNETRSQYEALVETNRREVEQWFTTQTEELNKQVVSSSEQLQSYQAEIIELRRTVNALEIELQAQHNLRDSLENTLTESEARYSSQLSQVQSLITNVESQLAEIRSDLERQNQEYQVLLDVRARLECEINTYRSLLESEDCNLPSNPCATTNACSKPIGPCVSNPCTPCVPPAPCTPCAPRPRCGPCNSFVR; this is encoded by the exons ATGCCCTACAACTTCTGCCTGCCCAGCCTGAGCTGCCGCACCAGCTGCTCCTCCCGGCCCTGTGTGCCCCCCAGCTGCCATGGCTGCACCCTGCCCGGGGCCTGCAACATCCCCGCCAATGTGAGCAACTGCAACTGGTTCTGCGAGGGCTCCTTCAATGGCAGCGAGAAGGAGACTATGCAGTTCCTGAACGACCGCCTGGCCAGCTACCTGGAGAAGGTGCGTCAGCTGGAGCGGGACAACGCGGAGCTGGAGAACCTCATCCGGGAGCGGTCCCAGCAGCAGGAGCCCTTGCTGTGCCCCAGCTACCAGTCCTACTTCAAGACCATTGAGGAGCTCCAGCAGAAG ATCCTGTGTACCAAGTCTGAGAATGCCAGGCTTGTGGTGCAGATCGACAACGCCAAGCTGGCTGCGGATGATTTCAGAACCAA GTACCAGACCGAGCTGTCCCTGAGGCAGCTGGTGGAGTCGGACATCAACGGTCTGCGAAGGATCCTGGATGAGCTGACCCTGTGCAAGTCCGACCTGGAGGCCCAGGTGGAGTCCCTGAAGGAGGAGCTGCTCTGCCTCAAGAGCAACCACGAGCAG GAGGTCAATACTCTGCGCTGCCAGCTTGGAGACCGCCTCAATGTGGAGGTGGATGCTGCTCCCACTGTGGACCTGAACAGGGTGCTGAACGAGACCAGGAGTCAGTATGAGGCCCTGGTGGAAACCAACCGCAGGGAAGTGGAGCAATGGTTCACCACACAG ACCGAGGAGCTGAACAAGCAGGTGGTATCCAGCTCAGAACAGCTGCAGTCCTATCAGGCGGAGATCATTGAGCTGAGACGCACAGTCAATGCCCTGGAGATCGAGCTGCAGGCCCAGCACAACCTG CGAGACTCTCTGGAAAACACGCTGACAGAGAGCGAGGCCCGCTACAGCTCCCAGCTGTCGCAGGTGCAGAGCCTGATCACCAACGTGGAGTCCCAGCTGGCGGAGATCCGCAGTGACCTGGAGCGGCAGAACCAGGAGTATCAGGTGCTGCTGGACGTGCGTGCCCGGCTGGAGTGCGAGATCAACACTTACAGGAGCCTCCTGGAGAGCGAGGACTGCAA TCTGCCCAGCAATCCCTGTGCCACGACCAATGCGTGCAGCAAGCCCATCGGACCCTGTGTCTCCAATCCCTGTACCCCTTGCGTCCCTCCTGCCCCCTGCACACCCTGTGCCCCACGCCCCCGCTGTGGGCCCTGCAATTCCTTCGTGCGCTAG